One region of Candidatus Electrothrix rattekaaiensis genomic DNA includes:
- a CDS encoding cache domain-containing protein, whose translation MKIFSEKNIGKLIILNSSLVALLMWLGIVAHTFWDSEISLKMELLQMEEDYIKNKKISVRESVLDFIRSIDMREKTTHNVLRRTLKDQVEQIHSIALHLYKQNAATMDKESLEKLIIETIRPITFNNGRDYFFIRSMSGITKLWPPDPEQEGKSIYNNSNENRLQVFNNMFATARHHGSGFNEYLWPKPGEDESKLFQKIAYIKRFEPFDWYMGSGDYLVEVERGAKQHVTNIINQHASRTDDEYMFILDLRSMKGGKKFATMLVNPNQADPLNDILSDEDDTQREKFREKFLNGLKEHGEVFVNYRDQKPGTDEVRRKMSYFKLYPKWSWIIARGFYFDDLIAQIDRLQEQHKKLFREKIKISFAILCFILLSALCISLLFSHKVRTLFLSYRQRLEKSNRELTKAMDKAHAATIAKSEFLANMSHEIRTPMNGIINLSELSLETELTDKQADYMKKILFSSKNLLEIINDILDFSKIEAGMLTIEKVYFDLPGLFDKLMLMFTEQSQRKKLQLTLDLPSDLPGNVIGDPMRLYQVLSNLIGNAIKFTEQGEIIVSAEVVQRKLERAVIQFTVSDTGIGIAQEKIALLFESFTQADNSTARKYGGTGLGLTICKRLVSLMGGKLSVESEVDRGSKFSFSLSFALNGLGKENDNSSGTGETAAAMAAIRYARILLVEDNIINQQVAQEILAKANLHVETVNNGKEAVEAVAARDFDAVLMDIQMPIMDGYEATRVIRQELGKTDLPILAMTAHAVSEERDKCFRIGMNDHIAKPINRNTLFVALSNWIGETAERHTGKQAGKQAAGVNRLAAAPQESHRSQSHTSDPLRQLIAEAERGEAPTGMDFSGGLQRVEGNEKLYLKLLRSFCREQKESLVNVPELVERDDRKDAKHFAHSLKGVAGNIGMSDLQKLSSRAEQKASNGTAEEFQEVFQQLFQELRQILAYLTPRLEASEEQGKQEKQDKKIGTTAPVDEHDRRKALLFLQRLAVLLEQSDFSSLQFLEGNQDIVRVLLDEASLLKLTGYIEGFHFKNALSLINAIIKGQS comes from the coding sequence ATGAAAATATTCAGCGAAAAAAATATCGGTAAACTGATTATTCTTAATTCAAGTCTGGTGGCCCTGCTGATGTGGTTGGGAATTGTGGCGCATACCTTCTGGGATTCTGAAATTAGTCTCAAAATGGAACTCCTCCAGATGGAGGAAGACTATATAAAAAATAAAAAGATCAGTGTGCGCGAGTCAGTGCTTGATTTTATCCGCAGCATAGATATGCGGGAGAAGACGACTCATAACGTGCTGCGGCGCACTTTGAAGGATCAGGTGGAGCAGATCCACTCCATTGCCCTGCATTTATACAAACAGAATGCAGCCACAATGGACAAAGAATCCTTGGAAAAACTGATTATCGAGACAATTCGACCCATTACCTTTAATAACGGACGGGATTATTTTTTTATCCGCTCCATGTCCGGTATCACCAAACTCTGGCCTCCTGACCCTGAGCAGGAGGGCAAAAGTATCTATAATAACAGCAATGAAAACAGGTTGCAGGTTTTCAATAATATGTTTGCCACGGCTCGTCATCACGGCAGCGGATTTAATGAATATCTCTGGCCCAAGCCGGGAGAGGATGAAAGCAAACTTTTTCAGAAAATAGCCTATATAAAGCGTTTCGAGCCCTTTGATTGGTATATGGGATCAGGTGATTATCTGGTTGAGGTTGAACGTGGTGCCAAGCAGCATGTTACAAATATAATTAACCAGCACGCCAGCCGGACAGATGACGAGTACATGTTTATCCTGGATCTCCGGAGCATGAAGGGTGGTAAAAAATTCGCCACTATGCTGGTGAATCCTAATCAGGCGGATCCTTTGAATGACATCCTCAGTGATGAGGATGACACGCAAAGGGAAAAATTTCGGGAAAAATTCCTCAACGGTCTCAAAGAACATGGTGAGGTTTTTGTCAACTATCGGGATCAAAAACCAGGGACCGATGAAGTTCGCCGCAAGATGTCCTATTTTAAACTCTACCCGAAATGGAGTTGGATCATTGCTAGAGGCTTTTATTTTGATGATCTGATTGCTCAAATAGACCGACTCCAGGAGCAGCATAAAAAGCTTTTTCGCGAAAAGATAAAGATTTCTTTTGCTATTTTATGCTTTATTCTCCTGAGTGCGCTCTGTATCTCCCTGCTTTTTTCCCATAAAGTTCGAACGCTCTTTCTCTCCTATCGTCAGCGACTGGAAAAATCGAACCGGGAACTGACCAAGGCTATGGACAAAGCTCATGCTGCCACTATTGCCAAATCCGAGTTCCTGGCCAATATGAGCCATGAAATCAGAACGCCCATGAACGGCATTATCAATCTCTCAGAATTATCCCTGGAAACGGAGCTGACTGATAAGCAGGCTGATTATATGAAAAAGATTCTTTTTTCTTCCAAGAATCTTTTAGAGATAATCAACGATATTCTGGATTTTTCAAAGATCGAAGCCGGAATGCTTACCATCGAAAAGGTCTATTTTGATCTCCCAGGCCTGTTTGATAAACTCATGCTGATGTTTACTGAGCAGAGCCAACGCAAGAAGTTACAACTCACTCTTGATTTGCCCTCGGATCTGCCGGGAAATGTTATCGGTGACCCCATGCGCTTGTATCAGGTGTTGTCCAACCTTATTGGTAATGCCATTAAATTCACCGAGCAGGGCGAGATTATCGTTTCAGCTGAGGTGGTGCAGCGTAAATTGGAACGTGCGGTTATTCAATTCACTGTGAGTGATACTGGTATCGGGATTGCTCAAGAAAAAATAGCCCTCCTTTTTGAATCCTTTACCCAGGCGGATAATTCTACGGCAAGGAAATACGGCGGGACCGGTCTAGGACTCACGATCTGTAAACGGCTTGTCTCCCTGATGGGTGGCAAGTTGTCCGTGGAGAGTGAGGTGGACAGAGGGAGTAAATTTTCTTTTTCCCTAAGTTTCGCCCTGAATGGCTTGGGAAAAGAAAATGATAATTCCAGCGGCACAGGAGAAACCGCTGCGGCAATGGCTGCTATCCGCTATGCTCGTATTTTGCTGGTTGAGGATAATATTATCAACCAGCAGGTGGCCCAAGAAATTCTTGCCAAGGCAAACCTGCATGTTGAAACGGTCAATAACGGAAAAGAAGCGGTTGAGGCCGTGGCTGCCAGAGATTTTGATGCTGTACTCATGGATATCCAGATGCCAATTATGGATGGTTATGAGGCGACAAGGGTGATTCGTCAGGAGTTGGGAAAAACAGATCTGCCCATCTTGGCCATGACTGCCCATGCCGTGAGCGAAGAGCGGGATAAATGCTTCCGGATCGGTATGAATGATCATATTGCCAAGCCGATTAATCGAAATACGCTCTTTGTGGCATTAAGTAACTGGATCGGAGAAACTGCTGAACGCCATACTGGAAAACAGGCTGGAAAACAGGCAGCAGGCGTTAACCGGCTTGCTGCTGCTCCCCAAGAGAGTCATAGGAGTCAGAGTCATACATCAGATCCGCTGAGACAGCTCATTGCTGAGGCAGAGAGAGGGGAGGCACCGACCGGTATGGATTTTTCTGGAGGGTTGCAGCGTGTTGAAGGGAATGAAAAACTTTATTTGAAGTTACTCAGAAGTTTTTGTCGAGAGCAGAAAGAATCTCTGGTCAACGTACCAGAACTCGTCGAAAGGGATGATAGGAAAGATGCCAAGCATTTTGCCCATAGTCTCAAAGGGGTTGCTGGAAATATTGGCATGTCGGATTTGCAGAAATTATCTAGTCGTGCGGAACAAAAAGCGAGTAACGGGACAGCTGAAGAGTTTCAGGAAGTTTTTCAGCAGCTTTTTCAGGAGTTGCGTCAAATTCTTGCCTATCTTACGCCCCGTCTTGAGGCTTCTGAAGAGCAGGGAAAACAGGAAAAGCAGGACAAAAAGATAGGCACAACCGCTCCGGTGGATGAACATGATCGCCGTAAGGCCCTGTTGTTCCTTCAGCGACTGGCGGTTCTTCTGGAGCAGTCGGATTTTTCTTCGTTACAGTTTTTAGAAGGTAATCAGGATATAGTAAGGGTTTTGCTGGATGAAGCGTCCTTGTTAAAGCTGACAGGCTATATTGAGGGATTTCATTTTAAGAATGCTCTTAGCTTGATTAATGCAATTATTAAGGGGCAATCCTGA
- a CDS encoding Hpt domain-containing protein translates to MSEKLPRSLPCLNIQAGIKQLEGNKDLYIKLLKKFTECNHDLTEKITDKLSNNEEKKARILAHSTKGVSGSIGATELYQASAALEAAITRGNPENALQDFAVILKTVLQSIAALLHDQEHTSHPPPAAGKDVDRDILFPLLDELDAYLQVGDFNALESYVTLQKSVGDTVVAEEVNSWETSINLFEYKQVAERLAMLRIRLRNRTF, encoded by the coding sequence ATGTCGGAAAAATTGCCCCGCAGCCTTCCCTGCCTGAATATTCAAGCTGGTATCAAACAGCTTGAAGGAAATAAAGACCTGTACATCAAGCTGCTAAAAAAATTTACCGAATGCAATCATGACCTGACAGAAAAAATCACAGATAAGCTGTCGAATAATGAAGAAAAAAAAGCGCGCATTCTGGCGCATTCCACCAAAGGCGTTTCCGGGAGCATCGGGGCGACAGAACTCTATCAGGCCTCTGCCGCTTTGGAGGCGGCCATTACCCGAGGCAACCCAGAAAATGCCTTACAAGACTTTGCTGTTATCCTGAAGACGGTTCTTCAATCTATAGCTGCTCTTCTGCACGACCAAGAACATACCTCCCACCCCCCTCCTGCCGCAGGAAAGGATGTGGACCGAGACATTCTCTTCCCTCTGTTGGACGAGCTTGATGCCTACCTTCAGGTTGGAGACTTCAACGCCTTAGAAAGCTACGTCACCCTCCAAAAATCCGTTGGAGATACAGTGGTGGCCGAGGAAGTGAACAGCTGGGAGACCTCTATCAACCTTTTTGAATACAAACAGGTTGCTGAAAGACTGGCAATGCTTCGAATCAGACTCCGTAACCGTACGTTTTGA
- a CDS encoding ATP-dependent helicase, producing the protein MRLTGEQEDIIRHSNGHARVSAVAGSGKTTAMIGRVGHLLRQGIAADKILVLMFNRSARVVFAERLHQSLQGTDLRPPAVRTFHSLGLRLVESFTAKQHLPRYRLVTEEFQLEKLAREAMKKYATEADGDETWSSKEGIEGFLLFIGMVKSDVAAPQEVFTACGFEEKLSHYVGAYRGFESLRKAARIRFYQDLIHEPVMAMQQQQELADWVADHVDHIIVDEYQDINEVQQQLLVRIAGQRAQVMVVGDVDQCIYEWRGAKPEYIVSRFARDFPRPTTYTLSYSFRYGHRLALAANHLIANNRLRDRKLCLAWPENPDTRITCLPEGEIHPLVKIIKDWQGAKRRLDEAAVLVRIYAQTVPVELALLEYNIPYRLVGSEAVFSCTEIRALLGYLRLCQGSLQDAEGQGSGFATVLAMLTNPHLWLKKDLLHALAEEILKKPGSAGTLIEHYADEASSPYLASRMLDLADVWRKMRKKSPKTRAFTVLNTLIEETDLYAHFLYASRPPVAENKIKTCQSFVRFARNTGLSVNDFLDEIDQLADKGAGKNFLGEQDSLLVTSIHRAKGLEWPLVILPSLEEGAVPFRQEKGEQEVEDIEDERRLFYVGMTRAKEKLCLFYPQDRRLERRKKAGDSRSPVSTEKGRYPASCFLYEANLDFSDCLGGRILAAESAKEKKKEKEPVQAVDLTIGKQYLKAVKTSVRLKRSKRERKKKVNTDHDSSTRRNK; encoded by the coding sequence ATGCGTCTGACCGGAGAGCAGGAGGATATCATTCGACATAGCAATGGTCATGCTAGGGTTAGTGCTGTGGCTGGCTCGGGCAAGACAACTGCTATGATAGGTCGGGTCGGCCATCTTCTTCGGCAAGGAATCGCAGCGGATAAGATTCTGGTGCTCATGTTTAATCGGTCTGCCAGGGTTGTTTTTGCAGAGAGACTGCATCAATCCCTGCAAGGGACCGATCTCCGGCCTCCGGCGGTTCGCACCTTTCACTCCCTCGGGCTTCGTCTGGTTGAGAGTTTTACAGCTAAGCAGCATCTTCCCCGATATCGGCTGGTCACTGAAGAGTTTCAATTGGAGAAATTGGCCAGGGAGGCCATGAAAAAATATGCAACAGAAGCCGATGGAGACGAGACTTGGTCTTCCAAAGAGGGAATTGAGGGCTTTTTGCTCTTTATCGGTATGGTCAAGAGCGATGTGGCGGCCCCGCAGGAAGTTTTTACGGCCTGTGGGTTTGAGGAAAAGCTGTCCCATTATGTAGGCGCATACAGGGGCTTTGAATCCTTGCGCAAGGCGGCCCGGATCCGTTTTTATCAGGACCTGATTCATGAACCGGTCATGGCTATGCAGCAGCAACAGGAGCTAGCCGACTGGGTTGCTGACCATGTGGATCATATTATTGTTGATGAATATCAAGATATTAATGAGGTGCAGCAACAGCTCTTAGTTCGCATTGCCGGGCAACGAGCCCAGGTCATGGTGGTCGGCGATGTGGATCAATGTATCTACGAGTGGCGGGGTGCCAAACCAGAGTATATTGTTTCCCGTTTTGCTCGTGATTTTCCACGGCCCACGACTTACACCCTGAGCTATAGTTTTCGTTATGGCCATCGGCTTGCCTTGGCAGCCAATCATCTCATCGCCAATAATAGGCTTAGGGACCGCAAACTCTGTCTAGCTTGGCCCGAAAATCCCGATACCCGTATCACCTGCCTTCCTGAAGGGGAGATACATCCCCTTGTCAAAATCATTAAGGATTGGCAAGGGGCAAAGAGAAGGCTTGACGAGGCAGCAGTCCTGGTCAGAATCTATGCCCAGACGGTGCCGGTGGAGTTGGCACTGCTGGAGTATAATATTCCCTATCGTCTTGTGGGGTCTGAGGCCGTATTCAGTTGTACAGAGATCAGAGCCTTGCTCGGCTATTTGCGTCTCTGTCAAGGGAGTTTGCAGGACGCAGAGGGGCAGGGCTCCGGTTTTGCCACGGTTCTTGCCATGCTCACCAACCCGCATCTCTGGCTGAAAAAAGATCTTCTCCATGCCTTAGCAGAGGAGATCCTCAAAAAGCCAGGTTCAGCAGGTACTCTGATTGAACACTATGCCGATGAAGCGAGTTCTCCCTATCTTGCTTCCAGGATGTTGGATTTGGCCGATGTATGGCGCAAGATGAGGAAAAAGTCGCCGAAAACAAGAGCCTTTACCGTACTGAATACGCTGATTGAAGAGACAGATCTCTATGCCCATTTCCTCTATGCTTCCCGGCCTCCTGTTGCAGAGAACAAGATCAAAACTTGCCAATCTTTTGTCCGTTTTGCCCGAAATACGGGTTTGAGCGTCAATGATTTCCTGGATGAAATAGATCAGCTCGCTGATAAGGGGGCGGGTAAGAATTTCTTAGGCGAACAAGACAGCCTCCTCGTCACCTCCATTCATCGAGCCAAGGGCCTGGAATGGCCCCTAGTGATCTTGCCTAGCTTGGAAGAGGGGGCTGTGCCCTTTCGTCAGGAGAAGGGTGAACAGGAGGTCGAAGATATTGAAGACGAACGCCGTCTTTTTTATGTCGGCATGACCCGGGCCAAGGAGAAGCTTTGCCTGTTCTATCCTCAGGACCGCCGTTTGGAACGCAGAAAAAAGGCTGGTGATAGCCGTAGCCCGGTATCAACAGAAAAGGGCCGTTATCCGGCAAGCTGTTTTCTCTATGAAGCAAATCTGGATTTTTCTGATTGCCTGGGAGGGCGTATCCTTGCTGCCGAGTCTGCAAAGGAAAAAAAGAAGGAAAAAGAGCCTGTGCAGGCGGTTGATCTCACCATCGGGAAGCAGTACCTTAAGGCGGTCAAGACCTCAGTTCGGTTGAAGCGGAGCAAGAGAGAGAGAAAGAAAAAAGTGAATACCGATCATGACAGCAGCACAAGGCGCAACAAATGA
- a CDS encoding PqqD family protein, producing MKMSHNDRKKKILLEPDYLLERIDNEVTVYHPTLTTSLYLNETGGLIWELCDGQRSTADIIDILGEIYQESRQQVAEDVMNIIARLVENNIARLQD from the coding sequence ATGAAAATGTCACATAACGATAGAAAGAAAAAGATCCTCTTGGAGCCGGATTATCTGCTGGAGCGGATAGATAATGAGGTAACAGTATACCACCCCACCCTCACCACCTCGCTTTACCTGAATGAGACCGGAGGCCTGATCTGGGAACTCTGTGATGGCCAGAGGAGTACGGCGGATATAATTGACATTTTGGGAGAGATCTACCAGGAAAGTCGCCAACAGGTAGCGGAAGACGTGATGAATATCATTGCCCGCTTAGTAGAGAACAACATCGCTCGTCTGCAGGATTGA